One window of the Dryobates pubescens isolate bDryPub1 chromosome 13, bDryPub1.pri, whole genome shotgun sequence genome contains the following:
- the LOC104304081 gene encoding LOW QUALITY PROTEIN: G-protein coupled receptor 35 (The sequence of the model RefSeq protein was modified relative to this genomic sequence to represent the inferred CDS: deleted 1 base in 1 codon), with amino-acid sequence MNVSSTCNVTNLELYDHIRLIEFVLYNLIFFFGALFNVLALWVFCKMKKWTETRVYAINLVFADCFVICTLPFVAYFLWNKSARSELCQVIEAMYLINMVMSIYVISFISIDRYIAIKYPLKARTFRSPSKAALLCGLLWLSVIIGVTLDCQQRNAALCFDSDITTLSLLSFSLGFTLPLIISPICSIVVIRNLKRHLSTNPPDKKLIQRAVHVVYANLISFLICFLPAYLGVLAGFIIESVAATCFLLQVMKNLSSVTRCIATSNCCLDGVCYYFMTKEFHEALLQPKSSTIKTDQTQPLQTHTC; translated from the exons ATGAATGTGTCCAGCACCTGCAATGTCACAAATCTAGAACTGTATGACCACATTCGTCTCATTGAATTTGTTCTGTATaacctcattttcttttttggaGCACTATTTAATGTTCTTGCCCTCTGGGTTTTCTGCAAGATGAAGAAGTGGACAGAAACCAGGGTGTATGCAATCAATTTAGTCTTTGCAGACTGCTTTGTCATCTGCACCTTGCCTTTTGTGGCTTATTTTCTCTGGAATAAATCAGCTCGAAGTGAACTCTGCCAGGTTATCGAGGCAATGTATCTTATCAACATGGTAATGAGCATCTACGTCATTTCGTTTATCTCCATTGATCGATACATTGCCATAAAGTATCCCTTGAAAGCCAGGACCTTCAGGTCTCCATCaaaggctgctcttctctgtggGCTTCTTTGGCTGTCTGTGATAATTGGGGTCACCTTAGACTGTCAGCAGAGAAACGCTGCTCTTTGCTTTGATAGCGATATCACTACTCTGAGCCTGCTATCCTTTTCCCTCGGGTTTACTCTGCCGTTAATAATCTCACCAATTTGCTCCATAGTCGTAATCAGAAACCTTAAGAGACATCTGAGCACAAATCCACCAGACAAGAAATTAATCCAGAGAGCTGTTCATGTTGTTTATGCAAATCTGATTTCATTTCTGATATGTTTTCTGCCAGCCTACCTCGGGGTACTGGCTGGGTTCATAATAGAGAGTGTTGCAGCTACCTGTTTCCTGCTCCAGGTTATGAAGAACTTATCCTCAGTGACCAGGTGTATTGCCACATCCAACTGCTGCCTGGATGGTGTCTGCTACTACTTTATGACAAAGGAGTTCCATGAAGCCCTTCTACAGCCCAAATCCAGTACTATAAAAACC GATCAAACCCAACCTTTGCAGACACACACTTGTTAA
- the LOC104304094 gene encoding G-protein coupled receptor 35, translated as MKNCTDSNTLRNGTILLQLIVYIPVLSLGIPLNLIAFWVFCCKIKRWTETRVYMINLTVADSFLLFALPFMIYFHKYSHPIDKLCLAIRSIYFINMPMSILIITLIAIDRYIAIKFPLKAKVLRSPLKSASVCGFLWIVMVINSYLHPQFYERSEQFCLDKQSIQPNYSMVLTSVLGYFIPLGTVIFCSVQVIRCLKKKIDNGPHERKFIQKAIHIVSVNLCVFIICFSPLYITLILRFAVDVARACSLLPAVNFCMHVSACFANCNCCLDAFCYYFAAKEFQEFPSLLPACLSVRSKVNQRKESQPPTHQVTTQISCSPL; from the coding sequence ATGAAGAACTGCACTGACAGCAACACGCTGCGGAATGGCACTATACTGCTTCAACTGATTGTCTACATCCCTGTGCTCTCCCTGGGGATCCCACTGAACTTGATCGCCTTCTGGGTCTTCTGCTGCAAAATCAAGAGGTGGACTGAGACCAGAGTGTACATGATCAACCTCACAGTTGCGGACAGTTTCCTTCTCTTTGCCCTGCCTTTCATGATATATTTTCACAAGTACAGCCACCCCATAGACAAGCTGTGCTTGGCCATACGCAGcatatattttataaacatgCCCATGAGCATCCTCATCATCACCCTGATTGCAATCGATCGATACATTGCAATCAAGTTCCCGCTGAAAGCAAAGGTCCTTCGATCGCCGCTGAAATCAGCTTCTGTCTGTGGGTTTCTCTGGATAGTGATGGTAATTAATTCTTACCTGCACCCACAATTTTATGAAAGATCAGAACAATTCTGCCTCGACAAACAATCTATTCAACCTAATTATTCAATGGTACTCACCAGTGTTTTGGGCTATTTCATTCCCTTGGGGACTGTGATTTTTTGCTCGGTACAAGTCATCAGATGTCTCAAGAAGAAGATTGACAATGGTCCTCATGAGAGAAAGTTTATCCAGAAAGCAATCCACATTGTTTCTGTGAACTTGTGTGTATTCATCATATGCTTTTCACCTCTCTATATCACACTGATCTTGCGGTTTGCAGTGGATGTTGCTAGAGCTTGTTCTCTGCTCCCGGCAGTTAACTTCTGCATGCACGTGTCTGCGTGCTTCGCAAACTGTAACTGCTGTTTGGATGCATTTTGCTATTACTTTGCAGCCAAGGAATTTCAggaatttccttctctgctccctgcctgtttGTCAGTGAGGTCCAAGGTGAACCAAAGAAAAGAGTCACAGCCACCCACACACCAAGTCACGACACAAATAAGCTGTAGTCCACTATAG